In candidate division KSB1 bacterium, one DNA window encodes the following:
- a CDS encoding right-handed parallel beta-helix repeat-containing protein: MKTFFAFLTLGLILTVSLPALGDFPIRQSSNKETEPVVVYNSTDNEYLLIWSEWIPAGNFYILGPVMGQRVSFRGTKLGAPFQIVGMAAKPSAAYNSKSDEYLVVFQGLGDILGQRINHDGKLIGGAVQLMTNAGYPRILYNELANEYFLAAYSFATIHHSINVRRIDPELQNLGSIKDLLVSNDSTYCLTYAPIAPKGRYLLSWWPEGHRLLDWEGNLIKSIKLDTGYPTGGYADGEGYIGYSADYVQSAFGYKDGNPVFLVVWDDTNNKWPWPELPGVTATLGGVWGAFIDAVNPPANVTNTYFPVTDIQLVRWHYGRWKPEVVYNKVAQKFMVAWNETPTNAASNDATVNHIRATTEFKNVVGFANVVLSRTNGNEDPDYPAIAASTTGASALVVWQDKRNVSSTDIDLYGNIFAATPVNNTNPGTNIQVNLGSGVTVTFDGVTGAGNTTLTISNSGSPPPGGFTIVPSGSPTYYSITTTATHTGNIKICIQYNNAGMTPQQEAGLKLQVYESGQWKDVTTSLDVNANTICGTVGHLSDFAVMMPFATESITIISPNGNEDWTVGSEQRIKWTSANLNNPIRIEYSTNCGASYATIVISTANTGSYDWAIPNTPSTTCAVKILDAVDGIPWDISDAMFTISPIAPPSITVLQPNGGEKLSAGSECGIEWVCANFTELVHIEYSTDGGMSFSTIIASTENDGAYVWKVPNTLSEHCRIKISDANDGNPANTSDADFAIVVAQTHSPILVTTTEESGPGSLREAILQANARAGIDTLFFQIPQGVAGYDADVGVWTIRPDSALPGISDEGLIIDGRSQADFIGKDTNPHGPEIQLDGTEAGASATGLTATAPHVEIYSLIINHFKNAGIEMVGVGSGRISGCYVGTDFAGLSVAGNRLGIWLHGKTRHLHIAPVDTLPNVISANTEAGIFISDSSSHNVVLANFVGPYRPFDSAEGNGIQGILIQDKSDSNEVVDNRIFRNGYGVYIAGSSGNVVANNWIGTNPDWEPLGNKNDGVYISGEAQNNLVIENLIGHNGGHGVLVLGTAAIRNRTTRNAISQNAGSGIKNLYGGNTELAPPTIQSVTAAKITGSAGPGQTVEIYADENSQGHIYLGSTVADAVGNFVLALSGAAPLPFITATAIDTSGNTSEFSAPVATKVEASPQMQLPKEFSLSPNYPNPFNPSTTIQYDLPLPAYITLKIFDLMGREIRTLVDTKKEAGCHHVVWDGKDGHENNMSSGVYFCQMNVRSEEQIIFRATRKLIFIK; the protein is encoded by the coding sequence CCTTTTTCGCTTTCCTGACTCTGGGACTCATCCTGACGGTGAGTCTGCCTGCTTTAGGCGATTTTCCCATCCGCCAAAGCAGTAACAAAGAAACCGAGCCTGTTGTAGTCTATAATTCCACCGATAACGAATATCTGTTGATTTGGAGTGAATGGATTCCCGCTGGAAATTTTTACATACTTGGCCCGGTGATGGGACAACGAGTTTCTTTTCGTGGTACAAAATTGGGAGCGCCGTTTCAGATTGTGGGCATGGCGGCGAAACCGTCTGCAGCTTACAATTCTAAATCCGATGAATACCTGGTTGTCTTCCAAGGTTTGGGCGATATCCTTGGCCAGAGAATTAACCATGACGGCAAGTTAATTGGCGGAGCGGTGCAGTTAATGACCAATGCCGGTTATCCGCGCATTCTTTACAATGAACTGGCCAATGAATATTTTCTTGCTGCGTATAGTTTTGCCACCATACACCATTCCATTAATGTGAGAAGAATCGATCCCGAGTTGCAAAACCTGGGATCAATTAAAGACCTCTTGGTTTCGAACGATTCAACCTACTGCCTCACTTATGCGCCGATCGCCCCCAAAGGCCGTTATCTTTTATCATGGTGGCCTGAAGGGCATCGGCTACTCGATTGGGAAGGAAATCTGATTAAATCCATTAAGCTTGATACCGGTTATCCCACCGGTGGTTATGCCGATGGCGAGGGGTATATTGGATACAGTGCAGATTATGTGCAATCCGCTTTTGGGTATAAAGACGGCAACCCAGTGTTCCTGGTGGTGTGGGACGATACGAATAATAAATGGCCCTGGCCCGAACTCCCCGGCGTAACAGCGACTTTGGGTGGCGTTTGGGGTGCGTTCATTGATGCCGTTAATCCTCCAGCGAATGTAACAAACACCTATTTTCCGGTGACCGATATTCAGCTCGTTCGTTGGCACTATGGCCGCTGGAAGCCCGAAGTTGTCTACAACAAAGTTGCGCAAAAATTCATGGTCGCCTGGAATGAAACCCCAACCAATGCAGCGAGCAATGATGCCACAGTCAATCACATCCGGGCAACTACCGAGTTTAAGAATGTGGTGGGCTTTGCGAATGTCGTTCTGTCAAGAACCAATGGCAATGAAGACCCGGATTATCCAGCCATTGCGGCGAGCACAACCGGTGCCTCGGCATTGGTGGTTTGGCAGGACAAGCGCAATGTTTCATCCACCGATATTGATCTCTACGGAAATATTTTTGCGGCCACTCCGGTGAACAACACCAACCCTGGCACCAACATTCAGGTCAATTTGGGCAGCGGAGTTACCGTGACATTTGATGGTGTTACCGGCGCTGGCAACACTACGTTGACGATCTCAAACAGTGGGTCGCCGCCTCCTGGTGGCTTCACGATTGTACCATCGGGCTCGCCAACTTATTATTCGATTACGACCACGGCAACCCACACCGGCAATATCAAAATCTGTATTCAATACAACAATGCCGGTATGACGCCCCAGCAAGAGGCTGGGCTTAAGTTGCAGGTCTACGAATCGGGGCAATGGAAAGATGTCACCACCTCGCTGGATGTCAATGCCAATACCATTTGTGGCACGGTGGGCCATCTGTCCGATTTTGCGGTGATGATGCCATTTGCCACAGAATCTATTACCATTATTAGCCCCAATGGCAATGAGGATTGGACCGTTGGCTCCGAGCAACGGATCAAGTGGACCAGCGCCAATCTCAATAATCCAATTCGGATCGAATATTCGACAAACTGTGGCGCTTCCTATGCCACCATTGTCATTTCAACCGCAAACACTGGCTCTTATGACTGGGCGATTCCGAACACGCCCTCGACAACTTGTGCGGTCAAAATTTTAGATGCGGTCGATGGCATCCCATGGGACATTAGCGATGCAATGTTTACCATTTCTCCTATTGCCCCACCAAGCATCACCGTCTTGCAGCCCAATGGTGGTGAGAAGTTGTCAGCAGGATCCGAGTGCGGGATCGAATGGGTCTGCGCCAATTTCACCGAGCTTGTGCACATCGAATATTCGACCGATGGCGGGATGTCGTTTTCCACCATCATCGCTTCCACCGAGAATGACGGCGCTTATGTGTGGAAGGTGCCAAATACCCTTTCGGAGCATTGTCGCATCAAAATCTCCGATGCGAACGACGGTAATCCTGCCAATACCAGCGATGCGGACTTTGCGATTGTGGTAGCCCAAACACACAGTCCAATCCTCGTGACCACTACCGAGGAGTCTGGTCCTGGTTCGCTCCGTGAAGCCATCTTGCAGGCCAATGCCCGTGCTGGAATCGATACGCTCTTTTTCCAGATACCGCAAGGAGTGGCCGGATACGATGCCGACGTCGGGGTTTGGACCATTCGCCCAGACAGCGCACTGCCTGGAATATCGGATGAAGGGCTGATCATTGATGGCCGTTCGCAAGCGGATTTTATCGGCAAGGATACCAATCCTCATGGGCCGGAAATCCAATTGGACGGCACGGAAGCCGGTGCTAGTGCCACGGGGCTTACCGCTACTGCGCCGCATGTGGAGATTTATTCGCTTATCATCAATCACTTCAAAAATGCCGGTATCGAGATGGTTGGTGTTGGCAGCGGAAGAATCTCGGGCTGCTACGTTGGTACCGATTTCGCGGGTTTATCCGTTGCGGGCAATCGTTTAGGCATCTGGTTGCATGGCAAAACGCGACACCTACACATTGCCCCGGTGGATACTTTACCCAATGTGATTTCAGCAAACACTGAAGCAGGTATTTTCATCTCCGATAGTTCTTCTCACAATGTGGTGCTGGCCAATTTCGTTGGGCCCTATCGGCCTTTTGATAGCGCTGAGGGCAACGGCATCCAGGGCATCCTCATTCAAGACAAAAGTGACAGCAATGAAGTGGTGGACAATCGCATCTTCCGCAACGGCTACGGGGTTTACATCGCCGGATCAAGTGGCAATGTGGTCGCCAACAATTGGATCGGAACCAATCCCGACTGGGAGCCACTCGGCAACAAAAATGATGGTGTGTACATCTCGGGCGAGGCGCAAAATAACCTGGTGATCGAGAATTTGATCGGCCATAATGGTGGGCATGGGGTGCTGGTTCTGGGGACAGCCGCCATCCGGAATCGTACTACCCGCAACGCAATATCTCAAAACGCTGGTTCTGGAATTAAAAATTTGTATGGCGGCAACACGGAACTCGCTCCGCCAACCATTCAATCAGTGACGGCTGCCAAGATAACTGGCTCGGCTGGTCCAGGACAGACGGTTGAAATCTATGCCGATGAAAACAGCCAGGGACACATCTATCTGGGCTCAACCGTCGCGGATGCTGTTGGAAATTTTGTTCTGGCGTTATCGGGAGCGGCGCCATTGCCATTTATCACAGCAACGGCAATAGATACTAGCGGAAACACCTCCGAATTCAGTGCCCCGGTTGCTACAAAGGTTGAGGCAAGCCCTCAGATGCAGTTACCAAAGGAATTCTCCCTGAGCCCGAATTATCCCAATCCTTTTAACCCTTCAACCACGATTCAGTACGATTTGCCGCTGCCAGCTTACATTACCCTCAAGATCTTTGACCTTATGGGACGAGAAATCCGAACGCTGGTGGATACGAAAAAAGAAGCCGGTTGTCATCATGTTGTGTGGGATGGAAAAGATGGCCACGAAAATAACATGAGCAGTGGCGTGTATTTTTGTCAAATGAATGTGCGGTCTGAAGAGCAAATAATTTTCAGGGCAACGAGAAAGCTAATTTTCATCAAGTGA